The DNA window CGCGGCACACGCTCCGCGCGCGCGAGTCCGCGACGCGCGCCCCCCGCGCGCGAGTCATCGCAGCGCGCCCCACTTCCCGCGCGCGAGTCTTCGACGCGCGCGCCCACCACTCGCTCCCCGCCCCCATCCCGCCCGCCCCCTCCTCACCACGCCGGTTGACGCCCACCACGCAGCGGCCTGCGCGACGCCGAATCAGCGGCGGCGCCAGCCGCCCGCTGCATTCGGCGAGCGCAGCCGCGCACACCGCGCAGCCCCTAACAAGCGAGCCGCGTCGTGAACGAACCGCGCCCCGCCAAGATCCCGACCCACGTCGCCGTGATCATGGACGGCAACGGCCGCTGGGCAGAGTCGCGCGGCCTCGTGCGCACGGACGGCCATCGCGCGGGCATGGAGACGGTGCGCACGATCGTGCGCGCGGCGCGCGAGCTCGGCGTTCGCTGGCTCACGCTCTACGCGTTCTCCTCCGAGAACTGGAATCGCCCGAAGAGCGAAGTCGACTACCTGATGCGCCTGCCCGAGGAGTTCTTCGAGAAAGAGCTTCCGGAGGTGATCGAGAAGAACGTGCGCATCCTCGCGATCGGCAAGCGCGACCGCCTGCCGCTCGGCGTGCGGCGCTCGCTCGAGAACGCGATCGCGCGCACCGCGCACAACACGGGCATGCGGCTCGTGTTCGCGCTCAGCTACGGCGGGCGGGGCGAGCTGGTGGAGGCTGCGCGCCGCATGCTGCGCGACGCGGATCTCGGGCGGCTCACGCCGGAGGCGCTCAGCGAGAAAACTTTCGCGCAGTACCTCGACGAGCCGGACATGCCCGACGTCGACCTGCTGATTCGCACCGGCGGCGAGTACCGCGTCTCGAACTTCCTGCTCTGGCAGATCGCGTACGCGGAGATCATCACCAGCGACGCGATGTGGCCCGACTTCGGTCGCGAGCGCCTCGAAGCCGCGATCGCCGAGTACCAGCGCCGCGAGCGCCGCTTCGGCCTGACGAGCGCGCAGGTGCGAGGCGGGCGGGGCGAGCCCCAGGGCGGCGCGTGAAGCGAATCGCGCTCCTCGGGAGCACCGGCTCGATCGGCGAGCAGACGCTCGCGGTCGTCGCCGAGTTTCCCGCGCGTTATCAGGTCACGGCGCTCGCCGCGGGCAAGCAGATCGAGAAGCTCGCCGCGCAGGTGAAGCGCTTCCGCCCGCAGCTCGTCGCGGTCGCGGACGAAGCGGGCGCGCGCGAGCTGCGCGCGCGGCTCGGCGCCGACGCGCCCGCGATCGAGATCGGCGCGCGCGGACTCATCGCCGTTGCCGAGGCGCCCGCAGATTGCGTCGTGTCCGGCCTCGTCGGCGCGATCGGTCTCGCGCCGACGCTCGCCGCGGTTCGTGCGCGCCGCGATGTCGCGCTCGCCAACAAGGAAGTGCTCGTGATGGCGGGCGCGCTCGTGCGCCGCGAGCTCGAGCGAAGCGGCGCGACGCTGCTGCCCGTCGACTCCGAGCACAGCGGCGCGTTCCAGGCACTCGCCGGGCACCGCCGCGAGGACGTGCACAAGCTCACGCTCACTGCGTCTGGCGGGCCGTTCCGCACGTGGAGCGCGGAGCAGATGGAGCGCGCCACGGTCGCCGAGGCGCTGAAGCACCCGAACTGGGCGATGGGCCCGAAGATCACGATCGACTCGGCGACGCTCGCGAACAAGGCGCTCGAGGTGATCGAGGCGCGCTGGCTGTT is part of the Deltaproteobacteria bacterium genome and encodes:
- a CDS encoding isoprenyl transferase gives rise to the protein MDGNGRWAESRGLVRTDGHRAGMETVRTIVRAARELGVRWLTLYAFSSENWNRPKSEVDYLMRLPEEFFEKELPEVIEKNVRILAIGKRDRLPLGVRRSLENAIARTAHNTGMRLVFALSYGGRGELVEAARRMLRDADLGRLTPEALSEKTFAQYLDEPDMPDVDLLIRTGGEYRVSNFLLWQIAYAEIITSDAMWPDFGRERLEAAIAEYQRRERRFGLTSAQVRGGRGEPQGGA
- a CDS encoding 1-deoxy-D-xylulose-5-phosphate reductoisomerase; the protein is MKRIALLGSTGSIGEQTLAVVAEFPARYQVTALAAGKQIEKLAAQVKRFRPQLVAVADEAGARELRARLGADAPAIEIGARGLIAVAEAPADCVVSGLVGAIGLAPTLAAVRARRDVALANKEVLVMAGALVRRELERSGATLLPVDSEHSGAFQALAGHRREDVHKLTLTASGGPFRTWSAEQMERATVAEALKHPNWAMGPKITIDSATLANKALEVIEARWLFDLPAEKVAVVVHPQSIVHALVEYVDGSVLAQLGMPDMRVPISLALAWPERLPLALPRLDLAQQKRLDFEPPDPKRFPCLELAWAALAGGEAAPAVFNAANEVAVAAFLAGEIAFPAIARTNARVLEAHLAAGGAALTSLEDILAIDADARRRARECVEELRA